CGTGTTAATGGGTTTGAGCGCCGTGGTTTCGGCCCTGAGCATTGTGACTCCCTTTTTGATCGCAGCCGTCTTGATCGTGGGAGCAGCCAATATCTGGCCCTATTTTGCCTCCGGGGCAGCAGTCCCTCCTAGCACCGGCACCGGAGCTGGCATGGTTGCTCCGCAAATGAGAAGTCCGCTGGGCTCCAACGAACTGGCCGGCTCACCTGCAGGCGCACCTCCGGCCGGACCCGGCTCCTGGAGTAACCGGCTGGGTATAACCCTAAGCGTGCCCCTCCTGGAAAAGCTAGGGTGGTCGGATTGGGCCCGCGCCGCAGCTCCCTTTTGGCCCCTGGCTGCCCTTTTGTATGCCTCTTATAACCTGATTTTGGCTCTGCCGGTACTGGTGCCCATCAGCAACGCCAGCCGCCCTCGTCACCTCCTCCGCGGCGCCATTGCCGGCGGCCTGGGGTTAGGGTTAGGCGCTCTGGCCATCTACTTGGCCATTCTGGCCAACTTACCACTGATCGCCACCAGGGAAGTGCCTATGCTCTATGCCGCCAACAATCTGGCCCCATGGGCTGACCTCCCTTACAGCCTGATCCTTTTGGCCGAAGTCTACAATACCGCCGTTGGTAGCCTGTACGGGTTTAGCGTTCGCCTGTCGGATCCTGCTACTCCCCGTTTCCGCTGGCTGGTTATCGGTTCCGGGGCAGCAGCTTTCCTAGCAGCCCAATTGGGCTTCTCCCGCATGGTAGGAACAGTGTTTCCGGCCATAGGATACGTGGGCCTAGTTTTCCTGGGATCCCTAACCTATGGCTGCTTTAAGCGGGGGTGGAGACTCCGGCCGGTCTCGCCCCCGCACCCCACTGCTGCCGGCCCAGCTGCTGCTAAACCTAGGACACCAAAGAAACCGCCATAACCCTAGGAGCCCAACCCGCATGAGCCACTCCGACCACAATTGAATTGGACTAGGAGAAATGTTATCTTTACATGGAATTCGACTGGTGCCCTATGCGCCCAGCCGCACAAGCAGACATGGAAAAAGCGCGCAGGGAAGGTTGGGGCGCTGACCGGAAGCGACATTAGGCCGAGCGGCTAAGCCACCTTAGCAATGGCGAGGCTGGAGAAGGCCCGGAGGGCAGGACGCTTGGAGTCGGCCACGGACATGGAGATCCGATTGGCTGGGAAGCTCGCTGGAGCTTGAGATGAAGCACAAGCTCGCTCCCCGCAGGATTACGGAGCGGAGGAACAGCGCCCCACTGGAAACATATGGTTTTTGGAGGGCATTTCATGTCCAGAGAGAAGATCCTGGTAAGTGCCTGCTTGGCAGGGCATAACTGCAAGTACAACGGCGGTAACAACCTAGCTCCGGCTATTAAAGAGCTGGTACAGCAAGGTATAGCCATACCGGTTTGCCCCGAGTGTCTGGGTAAGCTCACCATTCCCCGCCCCCCAGCCGAAATCCAAGGCGGGAACGGAATGGATGTCCTCAGCGGTCAGGCCCGGGTGATTGACCGGGAAGGCAAAGACGTTACCCAGGCTTTTCTTCGGGGCGCGCAGGCGGTGCTGGCTAAGGCCCAGCAGGTAAAACCCTCGTTGATAATCCTTAAGGAGAAAAGCCCCTCCTGCGGTACCACCCTTATCTTTGACGGTAGCTTCTCGGGACGGACCCGCCCTGGGCCCGGAGTGACTGCCGCTCTCCTGTACCAGTACGGTTTCCCCCTACGCAACGAAAATAATTGGCAAGAATAAAACCAAGCTTACCTCTAGACACTAGTATCGATAGATGTCATCCATACTTCCGATAGGAACGAGGGAACAAGCTTGCAGGTTGGCCTCATCGGCCTGGGGCGGATGGGCTTTAATCTGGCGCAAAACATGATCGACCACGGCCACCAAGTGGTAGCCTATAATCGCTCGCCTGATAAGACTAAGGCTGCCCAGCGAGAGGGGATCAATGGTGTGTACGCTTTGGAGGGTCTGGTGGAGAAGCTAACTCCGCCCCGGGTAGTCTGGCTTATGCTCCCAGCGGGGGATCCGGTAGAAAGCATGCTGGGAAAATTGATCCCCCTTTTAGTCACGGGCGATACCGTAATTGACGGCGGCAACTCGCATTACCAGGACAGTATCCGTCATTACCAAGCTTTAACAGCCAAGGGCATTAATTTTGCTGATGTCGGCACCAGCGGTGGACTTGCCGGTGCAAGGCACGGCATTTGCGCTATGGTCGGAGCTGAAGATCGCGTATTCAAACAACTGGAACCGCTAATTGCCAGCATCAGCGTGCCGGAGGGTTATATCCATACCGGACCTCCCGGAAGCGGCCATTTCGTTAAAATGGTTCATAACGGCATCGAATATGGAATGCTTCAAGCCATCGGTGAAGGATTTGAGGTTCTAGCCCGCGGACCATTTCCCTTCAACTTGCAGGCAATAGCCCAAGTTTTTAATCACGGATCGGTAATCCGGAGCTGGCTAATGCATCTTCTCGAACAGGTCCTTAAGGATGGAAGCCAACTAGCCACCATCAAACCCATAGTCCATTCTTCAGGGGAAGGTATGTGGATGGTCCAAACCGCCCTAAGACTGGGAATACCGACCCCAGTCATTGCCGCTTCCGTCTTTGCCCGCTACCAGACTGAAAATCAAGATCAATTTGCCGCCAAAGTAGTAGCTGCCCTCCGCCACCAGTTTGGTGGGCACAATGTTGAAACCACAGTACCGGAAAGGGGCTAACCAGGAATGGGCAGCCGAATTCCTGACTGCTGCCTGATTATTTTTGGGGCAACTGGCGACTTAGCCCGCCGCAAGCTCTTCCCTGCCTTAGCGAGCCTGGCCGCCCAAAAACTTCTGCCCAATCGCTTTGCTGTCGTAGGCTTAGCTCGACGGCCAGAAACCAACTCCAGTTTTCGGAACTACCTCAAGGCGACTATTCAACAATACGCGCCTAGGCAATTGCCCAGCGGGGCTATTGAAGAATTCCTGTTACCACGAACCCATTACATACAGGCCGACATCCACGACCCCGACAGCTATGCCCGGCTCCAGGCTATTTTGGTCGGCCTCGAGGATGGCGGTAATACTACCCGGAACCACATTTTCTATTTGGCCTTAGCGCCCGAGCATTTCCAAACCGTGGCTCAGAACCTCCAGCGGTCCGGCCTGGTACCTGGCCAGCCCTACACCCAGAGCTGGCCACGACTGGTCATTGAAAAGCCTTTCGGTTGGGATCTAGAATCGGCCCGAAGGCTGAATCAAGCCCTCAGGAACGTATTTCCGGAGGAAGCCATTTACCGCATCGATCACTATCTCGGTAAGGAAATGATTCAAAACCTCATGGTCATCCGCTTCGCCAATGCCTTTTTTGAGCCGGTATGGAACAATAAATATATTGATCACGTTCAGATAAGCTCCTTAGAAACTGACGGGGTAGGCACTCGCGCTACCTATTACGAAAAGGCCGGTGCCTTGCGCGATATGGTACAGAACCATATGCTGCAACTGGTAAGCATGATTGCTATGGAACCCCCTGCCAACTTGGATACCAATGATATCCGGGAAGAAAAAGTAAAGGTGTTAAGATCCCTGCAGCCCTTTACCCCCCAAACCATCCGCAAGAACGCGGTGCGCGGCCAGTACCAAGGTTACCGCAGCGAAACAGGAGTACGTTCCAACTCCACCACCGAAACCTTTGTGGCATTGAAGCTCGCCATTGACAATTTCCGTTGGGCCAGGGTTCCCTTCTACCTGCGTACCGGCAAGCAGTTGGCCCAAAAAGCCATCGAGATCGTGGTCCAGTTTAAGTCCCTTCCCGAGATTCTGTACTTTAAAGAATACGGTGAGCTGCTGCCCAACCTCCTGGCCATTCGTATCCAACCCTTAGAAGGAGTCTTCTTACGGCTCAACGCCAAAAGACCAGGCACGAATGATTTTATCATCCCCATCAAGCTCGACTTTTGCCAGAACTGTGAGGTAGGGACAAATTCACCTGAAGCTTACGAACGCTTACTGCTAGATGCCATGCGCGGGGACCAAACCTTGTTTACCGGGTGGGAGGAGGTAGAATATTCCTGGAGATTCGTGGATCCACTGGCCCAGGAGTGGTCGCAGACCTTGCCTCCATTTCCCAATTACGCGGCAGGCAGCTGGGGGCCAGAGGCCGCTCAACAGCTCTTACTCAGAGATGGCAGGCAATGGGCCCAACTAGAATGAGGCGTAGTCGGCGAAAAGTACAAGCAAAGATGGCTTGGGCATGACCACCAGACCGGGCCAGATTGCTTCGGGAGGAGGCATATCATGTTTCGCATTTATGACATAACTTGGCCGATTCATCCAAAAATGCCGGTTTACAAGAATCGCCTGAAGCAATGCCCTCGGATCGAAACCACCAGGGACTATGAAGCCGGCATCAGAGAATCGCAGATTACCATCAACCTCCACACTGGCACCCACCTGGATGCCCCCATGCATGTCGATAAGGAAGGGGTAAGCGTGGACCAGCTGGGCCTACTTCCTCTGCTCGGGCCTTGCCGGGTACTAGATCTTACTGGCGTTGGAGAAAAGATAGAGGCGGGAGATTTAGCCGGTCAAGCCATAGCGGCAGGTGAGTTCATCCTGCTGAAAACACAGAATTCACTGGTCGGGAGTGTAGCCGAAGACTTCGTCTATCTGGGAGCGAGTGGCGCTCAGTATCTCGCTCAGGCCCAAGTCCGCGGGGTGGGGATCGATGCTCTAGGCATCGAGCGCGACCAGCCCGAGCACCCTAGTCACAAGGTACTGCTACAAAAAGGTATTATAATAGTCGAAGGTCTGTACTTGGATGAGGTAGCGCCCGGTTCCTATTTTCTGGTGGCCTTGCCCCTGAAAGTAATAGGCACCGAAGCCGCCCCCCTGCGAGCCGTTCTTATAACGCCTGAAGCTGATATGCCAACATGAGTAAGCGCAAAGGCCGGGGCACCTGCATCCCCGGCCCTTTGCTATGCTTTTGCATGCACCAGCTCAGCCCTCCACTGCAGGCCAAGGCTTAAGCGATTAGATCGTAAAGGGTAACTGCCCCGATTATGGTTACAATGACGGCGCATATATACATGAAGCACACGGCCGGAGCAGACAAGGCAATGCCCTTGTCAATCTTGCGGCCAAGGTACACGCTTGCCCAAGCAATAACCGGAATCATCAGGGTTCCGGTAATGCCGCCCAGGAACACCAAAGCTACCGGTGTCCTGATGGCAAAGTACCCAAGGGCAAATACCACCAAAAGCAGGATGGTAAAGCCATTGGACCATTTGGTTCTCTGTTTACCACTGGTCACTTTAATGGATCCAAGCCTCAGGAAAAAATCAAGGAGAAAACGGGCATAGGCAGCAGCATTAGCATAAAAGGTGGAATACATGGCGAAGAAGGCGCCAATCATAAACAAGTAGAAGCTCCATCCTCCATATATCTCGGTAAAAACAGCGGAAATACTCTTTAGTACTTCCAGTCCTGAGGGCAGGATCCCTAGCGTATGCAACACCTTAGCGCCGAGTACATAGAAGGCTGCAGTAACAAAGGTAAAGACCGTGGCGGTGACGATTATGTCCTTATGCAAAACGCTGATCCAGCCCTTGGCCCTCTTCTTCCATTCAGGCGTGTCGTGTCTAGGGCCTACATTTCTGGCATATCCTTTCTCCAAGCACCAGTAATGGTAGGACACGATTTCCGCTGAAGCTAGACCAGTTATGCCAAAGGCGCCAAAGGCTACTTGCCAGCTTTCCCGCGGAATAGCAAAGGAAAATCCTTGGGCCAGGTCGGCTAGCGTTACCCTGTACGGTGTAAACATTAGGAGCACTGAAGCAATAACTGCAGTCAGAGAAAACACTACTACCAAGAAGGTGGCTACGTTTTGGATGGTGTCATATCTGGCCTTAAGATAGGCGATACAGGAAACCACCACCAAAACAGCTGCCCAGAACCGCTCATCCAGGGCAGGAACAAAGTTCATGATTACCGTACCGGCGGTTCCAAGTATCCCTCCCTGCTGGAGGATTACAGAGAAGATATACATCATCCATAGCCAACCCACCAAGTGAATGTTAAATATCCTTGGGCCGGGAAGATCGCTAAAGGCCTCCAGGGGGCTCTTGCCGGTCACCACCGCATATCGGGCTAGTTCTTCCAAAAAGATAAGCTTGACGATACAGCTTAGAAGAATCAACCCCAGGCCGGCCATACCCACTTTCGCACCCAGAATCGGCACGGCAATGACTTCGCCGCTGCCTA
The sequence above is a segment of the Clostridia bacterium genome. Coding sequences within it:
- a CDS encoding Nramp family divalent metal transporter, translated to MSKEVNGGLLDVDPYRLRDEDVLEPPQRWRQSFKYLGPGMILAAAVVGSGEVIAVPILGAKVGMAGLGLILLSCIVKLIFLEELARYAVVTGKSPLEAFSDLPGPRIFNIHLVGWLWMMYIFSVILQQGGILGTAGTVIMNFVPALDERFWAAVLVVVSCIAYLKARYDTIQNVATFLVVVFSLTAVIASVLLMFTPYRVTLADLAQGFSFAIPRESWQVAFGAFGITGLASAEIVSYHYWCLEKGYARNVGPRHDTPEWKKRAKGWISVLHKDIIVTATVFTFVTAAFYVLGAKVLHTLGILPSGLEVLKSISAVFTEIYGGWSFYLFMIGAFFAMYSTFYANAAAYARFLLDFFLRLGSIKVTSGKQRTKWSNGFTILLLVVFALGYFAIRTPVALVFLGGITGTLMIPVIAWASVYLGRKIDKGIALSAPAVCFMYICAVIVTIIGAVTLYDLIA
- the gnd gene encoding decarboxylating 6-phosphogluconate dehydrogenase; this translates as MQVGLIGLGRMGFNLAQNMIDHGHQVVAYNRSPDKTKAAQREGINGVYALEGLVEKLTPPRVVWLMLPAGDPVESMLGKLIPLLVTGDTVIDGGNSHYQDSIRHYQALTAKGINFADVGTSGGLAGARHGICAMVGAEDRVFKQLEPLIASISVPEGYIHTGPPGSGHFVKMVHNGIEYGMLQAIGEGFEVLARGPFPFNLQAIAQVFNHGSVIRSWLMHLLEQVLKDGSQLATIKPIVHSSGEGMWMVQTALRLGIPTPVIAASVFARYQTENQDQFAAKVVAALRHQFGGHNVETTVPERG
- a CDS encoding DUF523 domain-containing protein; the protein is MSREKILVSACLAGHNCKYNGGNNLAPAIKELVQQGIAIPVCPECLGKLTIPRPPAEIQGGNGMDVLSGQARVIDREGKDVTQAFLRGAQAVLAKAQQVKPSLIILKEKSPSCGTTLIFDGSFSGRTRPGPGVTAALLYQYGFPLRNENNWQE
- a CDS encoding glucose-6-phosphate dehydrogenase, which codes for MGSRIPDCCLIIFGATGDLARRKLFPALASLAAQKLLPNRFAVVGLARRPETNSSFRNYLKATIQQYAPRQLPSGAIEEFLLPRTHYIQADIHDPDSYARLQAILVGLEDGGNTTRNHIFYLALAPEHFQTVAQNLQRSGLVPGQPYTQSWPRLVIEKPFGWDLESARRLNQALRNVFPEEAIYRIDHYLGKEMIQNLMVIRFANAFFEPVWNNKYIDHVQISSLETDGVGTRATYYEKAGALRDMVQNHMLQLVSMIAMEPPANLDTNDIREEKVKVLRSLQPFTPQTIRKNAVRGQYQGYRSETGVRSNSTTETFVALKLAIDNFRWARVPFYLRTGKQLAQKAIEIVVQFKSLPEILYFKEYGELLPNLLAIRIQPLEGVFLRLNAKRPGTNDFIIPIKLDFCQNCEVGTNSPEAYERLLLDAMRGDQTLFTGWEEVEYSWRFVDPLAQEWSQTLPPFPNYAAGSWGPEAAQQLLLRDGRQWAQLE
- a CDS encoding cyclase family protein, whose product is MFRIYDITWPIHPKMPVYKNRLKQCPRIETTRDYEAGIRESQITINLHTGTHLDAPMHVDKEGVSVDQLGLLPLLGPCRVLDLTGVGEKIEAGDLAGQAIAAGEFILLKTQNSLVGSVAEDFVYLGASGAQYLAQAQVRGVGIDALGIERDQPEHPSHKVLLQKGIIIVEGLYLDEVAPGSYFLVALPLKVIGTEAAPLRAVLITPEADMPT